From one Catenuloplanes nepalensis genomic stretch:
- a CDS encoding Lrp/AsnC family transcriptional regulator has product MPNFDTVNRRLLAELQRNARQTNRELARIIGTAESTCLERVRLLHAEGVITGHHSEVDLTALGRPVQAVIGVRLQPKTRAAVDEFRALALGLPETIAAFHTAGAEDFLVHVAVPGPRELDGLVLDRLAAHWAVADLRTTLVYEHSRRRPVEPLL; this is encoded by the coding sequence GTGCCGAATTTCGATACGGTGAACCGGCGCCTGCTCGCTGAGCTGCAGCGCAACGCGCGACAGACCAACCGCGAGCTGGCCCGGATCATCGGCACGGCCGAGTCGACCTGCCTGGAACGCGTGCGGCTGCTGCACGCCGAGGGCGTCATCACCGGACATCACAGCGAGGTCGACCTGACCGCGCTGGGCCGTCCGGTGCAGGCCGTGATCGGCGTGCGCCTCCAGCCCAAGACCCGCGCGGCCGTCGACGAGTTCCGTGCGCTGGCGCTGGGCCTGCCCGAGACGATCGCCGCGTTCCACACCGCCGGCGCCGAGGACTTCCTGGTGCACGTCGCCGTCCCCGGCCCCCGCGAACTCGACGGCCTGGTCCTCGACCGCCTCGCCGCCCACTGGGCCGTCGCCGACCTCCGCACCACCCTGGTCTACGAACACTCCCGCCGCCGCCCCGTCGAGCCCCTGCTCTAG
- a CDS encoding DUF3097 domain-containing protein, translating to MYGEDVLAGNRRRRKTIPVVEAELDLVVEDVSSGFCGAVAGFEYGAVVLEDRHGRRRNFPLEPAAFLLDGATVTLRRPTATPAAVPGRRLTASGSIAVANVPAQVARASRIWVEGIHDATLVERVWGDDLRIEGVVVEPLDGIDDLSAAVADFRPSPDRRLGVLVDHLVPGSKESRIVASVTSPHVLVTGHPYVDIWQAVKPDRVGIRAWPEIPRGVDWKEGVCAALGVATPQDMWRRILSSVGSYRDLETPLINSMERLIDFVTVLEE from the coding sequence ATGTATGGGGAGGACGTGCTCGCCGGGAACCGCCGCCGGCGCAAGACGATTCCGGTGGTCGAGGCCGAGCTGGACCTGGTCGTCGAGGACGTCTCGTCCGGCTTCTGCGGCGCGGTGGCCGGCTTCGAGTACGGCGCGGTCGTGCTGGAGGACCGCCACGGCCGCCGCCGCAACTTCCCGCTGGAACCGGCTGCGTTCCTGCTCGACGGCGCCACGGTCACGCTGCGGCGCCCCACCGCGACACCGGCCGCCGTGCCCGGCCGCCGGCTGACCGCGTCCGGCTCGATCGCGGTCGCGAACGTGCCCGCTCAGGTCGCCAGGGCCAGCCGGATCTGGGTCGAGGGCATCCACGACGCCACGCTGGTCGAGCGCGTCTGGGGCGACGACCTGCGCATCGAGGGCGTGGTCGTGGAACCGCTGGACGGCATCGACGACCTCTCCGCCGCGGTCGCGGACTTCCGGCCGTCACCGGACCGCCGCCTCGGCGTGCTCGTCGACCACCTGGTCCCCGGCTCCAAGGAGAGCCGCATCGTCGCGTCCGTGACGTCACCGCACGTGCTGGTGACCGGCCACCCCTACGTGGACATCTGGCAGGCGGTCAAGCCGGACCGGGTCGGCATCCGCGCCTGGCCGGAGATCCCGCGCGGGGTCGACTGGAAGGAGGGCGTCTGTGCCGCGCTCGGCGTCGCCACCCCGCAGGACATGTGGCGCCGCATCCTGTCCTCGGTCGGCAGTTACCGCGACCTGGAGACCCCGTTGATCAACTCCATGGAACGCCTGATCGACTTCGTCACGGTCCTTGAGGAATGA